The genomic window gggccacaacgcgggcaccgggggcatgccatgggcaccggggccacaacgcgggcaccagggccacaacgcgggcaccagggccacaacgcgggcaccggggccacaacgcgggcaccggggccacaacgcgggcaccgggggcataccgtgggcaccggggccacaacgcgggcaccgggggcatgccgtaggcaccggggccacaacgcgggcaccgggggcatgctgtgggcaccacagccacaacgcgggcaccgagggcatgccgtgggcaccggggccacaacgcgggcaccggggccacaacgcgggcaccgggggcatgccataggcaccggggccacaacgcgggcactgggggcatgccgtgggcaccatagctacaacgtaggcaccAGGGGCATGCTGTGggcaccacagccacaacgcgggcaccgagggcatgccgtgggcaccacagccacaacgcgggcaccgagggcatgccgtgggcaccgggggcatgccgtgggcaccggggccacaacgcgggcactgggggcatgccgtgggcaccatagctacaacgtaggcaccaggggcatgccgtgggcaccgggggcatgccgtgggcaccggggccacaacgcgggcaccgggggcatgccataggcaccacagccacaacacgggcaccagggccacaacgcgggcaccgggggcatgccataggcaccggggccacaacgcgggcaccggggccacaacgcgggcaccgggggcatgccgtgggcaccggggccacaacgcgggcaccgggggcatgccataggcaccacagccacaacacgggcaccagggccacaacgcgggcaccgggggcatgccataggcaccggggccacaacgcgggcaccggggccacaacgcaggcaccagggccacaacgcgagcaccgggggcataccatgggcaccgagggcatgccgtaggcaccggggccacaacgcgggcaccgggggcatgctgtgggcaccacagccacaacgcgggcaccgagggcatgccgtgggcaccggggccacaacgcgggcaccgggggcatgccgtaggcaccggggccacaacgcgggcaccgggggcatgccataggcaccacagccacaacacgggcaccagggccacaacgcgggcaccgggggcatgccataggcaccggggccacaacgcgggcactgggggcatgccgtgggcaccatagctacaacgtaggcaccAGGGGCATGCTGTGggcaccacagccacaacgcgggcaccgagggcatgccgtgggcaccacagccacaacgcgggcaccgagggcatgccgtgggcaccgggggcatgccgtgggcaccggggccacaacgcgggcactgggggcatgccgtgggcaccatagctacaacgtaggcaccaggggcatgccgtgggcaccgggggcatgccgtgggcaccggggccacaacgcgggcaccgggggcatgccataggcaccacagccacaacgcgggcaccggggccacaacgcgggcaccgggggcatgccataggcaccggggccacaacgcgggcaccggggccacaacgcgggcaccgggggcatgccataggcaccggggccacaacgcgggcaccgggggcatgccataggcaccacagccacaacacgggcaccagggccacaacgcgggcaccgggggcatgccataggcaccggggccacaacgcgggcaccggggccacaacgcgggcaccgggggcatgccataggcaccggggccacaacgcgggcaccgggggcatgccataggcaccggggccacaacgcgggcaccgggggcatgccataggcaccacagccacaacgcgggcaccagggccacaacgcgggcaccgggggcataccgtgggcaccggggccacaacgcgggcaccggggccacaacgcgggcaccgggggcatgccataggcaccggggccacaacgcgggcaccggggccacaacgcgggcaccgggggcatgccataggcaccggggccacaacgcgggcaccgggggcatgccataggcaccacagccacaacgcgggcaccggggccacaacgcgggcaccgggggcatgccataggcaccggggccacaacgcgggcaccggggccacaacgcgggcaccgggggcatgccataggcaccggggccacaacgcgggcaccgggggcatgccataggcaccacagccacaacacgggcaccagggccacaacgcgggcaccgggggcatgccataggcaccggggccacaacgcgggcaccggggccacaacgcgggcaccgggggcatgccgtgggcaccggggccacaacgcgggcaccagggccacaacgcgagcaccaggggcataccgtgggcaccggggccacaacgcgggcaccgggggcatgccataggcaccacagccacaacacgggcaccagggccacaacgcgggcaccgggggcatgccataggcaccggggccacaacgcgggcaccggggccacaacgcgggcaccgggggcatgccgtgggcaccggggccacaacgcgggcaccagggccacaacgcgagcaccaggggcataccgtgggcaccggggccacaacgcgggcaccgggggcatgccgtaggcaccggggccacaacgcgggcaccgggggcatgctgtgggcaccacagccacaacgcgggcaccgagggcatgccgtgggcaccggggccacaacgcgggcaccagggccacaacgcgagcaccgggggcataccgtgggcaccgagggcatgccgtgggcaccggggccacaacgcgggcaccgggggcataccatgggcaccgagggcatgccgtaggcaccggggccacaacgcgggcaccggggccacaacgcgggcaccgggggcatgccgtgggcaccggggccacaacgcgggcaccagggccacaacgcgagcaccaggggcataccgtgggcaccggggccacaacgcgggcaccggggccacaacgcgggcaccgggggcatgccgtgggcaccggggccacaacgcgggcaccagggccacaacgcgggcaccgggggcatgccgtgggcaccggggccacaacgcgggcaccagggccacaacgcgagcaccaggggcataccgtgggcaccggggccacaacgcgggcaccggggccacaacgcgggcaccgggggcatgccgtgggcaccggggccacaacgcgggcaccggggccacaacgcgggcaccgggggcatgccgtgggcaccggggccacaacgcgggcaccagggccacaacgcgagcaccaggggcataccgtgggcaccggggccacaacgcgggcaccgggggcatgccataggcaccacagccacaacacgggcaccagggccacaacgcgggcaccgggggcatgccataggcaccggggccacaacgcgggcaccggggccacaacgcgggcaccgggggcatgccgtgggcaccggggccacaacgcgggcaccagggccacaacgcgagcaccaggggcataccgtgggcaccggggccacaacgcgggcaccgggggcatgccgtaggcaccggggccacaacgcgggcaccgggggcataccatgggcaccgagggcatgccgtaggcaccggggccacaacgcaggcacctAGGGCTACAACGCAagcaccgggggcataccgtgggcaccagggccacaacgcgggcaccagggccacaacgcgggcaccgggggcataccgtgggcaccgagggcatgccgtgggcaccgggggcacaacgagggcaccgggggcacagcgcgggcaccgggggtatAACGCAGGCACaacgtaggtaggtaggcaactGTAGGAGCCGTAGGCCGGGAGGCAAGCCGTGGGCCAGCAGTTCGCAGGTAATGCAGGTAGCCAGTAGTAACAGTAAGCAAGTCATGTGATGTAAAAATATAGACAAAAAACCCAcgagcccgcgaagcgggctccAAACCCCTAGTGGGTGTGGATGGCAGGCGGGATGGTGTGCCTGGAACCCAAAATTGCTGGCCGCCAGGAGCTGAGTTGCTTGCGACACGAAGCTGCAATGAACTCGTTATAATCAGGCCCTTCGCTCCCCTATTGGAAGAAGACCATGCCCTCACGTCCTGCTCGCTCGCGCATCCCCCCGTCACGCGCTGGGAGGGTGCGCGAACTTCGTAGCCAAGGCCCGGTCGGTCCTGCAACAGAAACGGGCCAGATGGGACTTGGTGGCAAGTTTGCCCGACTGGCTGATGGCCGCCTGGAGGAGGATGTCCGGCAGCCGTGATTGGATTCGCTGCATGTTCCGACTCGATGTAACGACGGCTCACGGAACATCAGTGTGGAAGGTTGGACCCCTGGCACCGCCTCCGTTGCAGAGAGGGTGGGGTGGGATGCCCTGCACCCCCTCTCGAGGCTGGCGAGGGGACCCTCTTGCCCGCTGCTGTCAAATCTCGTTTTTCTTGAACTCCCCGCTAACGTTACGGTCGATGGCGGGGATGGGGGTGATGCTGCTATTCTGACTCGGATCAAGCGAATATCGCACCAAGGACCCGGTGGTAATATTGAGCTTGGCTCTTGTAGATGAAGGCGGCATGAATGAGCTGCACAAGGTAACTGTGTAGTCAGGTGGTATGGGTTGGGGACGGGGTGCCTCTGTCCAGGTGCACATCATGAACCGCGAAGGGTTGGGGGAATGAGGGGAAAGCGGAGAAGCGACCATCTTGACGGGACGGTCGGGAACACTGTCTCAACCAGTTGGAGAGGGTATTTTCCGCGGTGTCGGTGGCAGAGGCGATGGCaacggccggcccggccttCACTGGGAGGGTGAGCGAAGGATCCCAGTTTGCGTGACTGCGTTCGTGGCGTGAACGCTGGGCTCAATCTCGACAGCGCATTTCCGGCTTGCTCCTGGGCACTCGATTGGCGGGCACAGTTTCATCCTGCAATTCGATCAGTTACTGAATTAAGAAGTTGGGAATCGGTCTAGGGCAACTGAAGCGTGACGGTGTCGATGTCTATCAGCCATCTTGGTTCCTGCTTCAATCATGTATTTGTTagtaaggtacctacctaggtatgtCCACAATGGGAGCCGACTCAGTTCGGGGTCGCATCCACGGCCGCATGGCATCAAAGAGagcagaggaggaggggaagaaaCCTGTCAAAGTCCTAGCTGCGCACTTGGACTTTCCGCCGTGACATCGCAGGCAAATAGTGCTGCAACACTCACCGTTACTGCCACTTGGACTTTCGTCCCAACTCAGATGGGACGAGCGGGCAGGGCACTGTCCCAATTAGGAACGACCAGCAATCCCGATATGGGCTGACTCTTGACCGCTCACGTGGTGTATCCGTGCTCTCGTAAACCCTGTCGTACTCAGCGTACCACAGTTGTTTACAGGCACTCAGCAGATCACATCCCGGGCTAGACCGGGCCTTGCGGCATACAGCCTGCCTGCCTGTCTCCCAAACCGTTGTCGGCACTCGGGTGTTTGATGACTGCTTCGAGACCCCAGGGAGCCACTGGGCACGCCGCGGTTGGCGGACCCGGGTTGGTCGCATCGGCTGCCCAGCCTGCCACCAAAAGAAGTCGGCTTCTGCAGGTCCGTCCTTCTTTTCTTGATCCGCATCGTATCGCGCCTATAATCCAGCTGCTAAGGCTCGGAAGTTCAAAGCGCAGGAGGCCTCTCGGACTGTGGATGCAATTGCGATGATCAGGCTCAAGCTGCGGAGATTTGGAAAGAGCCAGCTGAGCGCCAACCCCCGCCAGAGACGGATTGGCTTCCAACCTGGAAGGAAGCGTTGGAAGTGGCTCTGTCAGCACCTTCCCTGTTGCTCGCGCTCCCTGCCGAGCAATCCCCACCGGCCTTGAATCCCAGATCCTGCCCTCTTATGTTAATCCGATATCTCGTACCTACCGACCTATCTACCTTAGGTGCCCGttggtttttttttttttttttttttttttttttttttttttttttttttttttttttttttttttttttttttttaagGGAAGAAAGACCCTTTGTTACCTGGAGGGTGGGAGGAAAGCGATTGAAGAACCGCCAGAAAATCGAGCTTAACTCACATATGCGTGTTTGTACTTGAATACTTGAATTCATAAAGGTATTATCAGGAAAAGTCCTGTGAAGAAATGAAGCAAATCAGGGACAGAATCCTGCGTAGAGATACTGCGCATTTACAGTCCAGCGCAACGAAGCCTTCGAGATACTCTAGATCAGGAATCTAGGCAATTAAAGGGGACGCTGGGAACGGGGAAGAGGGGGCTTAAACGTTGAATGCTGAATTCCAAGGAACAGGACTCGAATAGCTCGGCCAATGTCAATCAACAAAGTCTAACTTGGCTGGCCTGGGCCTCCGACTTCTGACAACCTTCAAGCCTCTTGTTGCTCGGCGAGGGCCAGGAGAGCTCAAGCCGTAACAAAGTAGGTAGGAATGCAAGACACCAAAGTCGCGGCTCGTCGACTCGGCTCCAGGAGCATGCGGTGCTCTTTttgaaaaaaagaaagaatACCACCAGTGAAGAAGGGAATGGAGCTGCTCTTTCCTGTATACTTTGGCATTGATTTAAACTTAGATGACGGAGTGAATCAAGAGCAACTGCTAAGCCCCTGCAGATTTGTTCTTCAAAGCTATGCCCGTGTGGTGTATGTCTCCTGGTTCTCCCTCGGAGGTGAGGCAAATTGGGCATGTCCAGCCTCACTGCGCCACGCAGAGCGCCTAGACTCCAGAAAGCATGCAGGCAGATGATTACCCAGTTACACAGCCGCACAGCGTAACGCCTTGCGTTGAGCCTCAAGACGCGATTGGGTCCACGCATGCTCATGATCTTTCAGCTGAAGCCCTTGCGACTTCTTAGACTTGTCTCTTCAGCCCCCCGTTCGACGTTGGGAGAAAAAGAAACCGGATGCTGAGACGCAGTAATGAATTCGGATCTGACCGTTTCTGAGATCTAAGTATCCCGTATGTCATCAATTCAAAACTTCGCATACAGCCCCTTGCCGGGCCCTTTCTCGatccgcctcctcgagctgctcccgCCGTCCGACTCAGATCCGGATCAGCTCGAATGCCGCCTCGAAACCCATCTTAACCGGGAAGAAGCCCCAGCTTACGAAGCCCTGAGCTATGTTTGGGGCGACGCCACCAAAGAGAAAGCCGTCCTCTGCAACGGCCGCGCCCTCGGCATCACGGCCAGTCTAGAGCGTGCCCTCCGTCGTCTGCGCCTCCGACAGCCCCGGACGCTTTGGATTGACCAGTTGTGCATCAACCAGGATGACCCAGCTGAGCGCGCTCACCAGGTCGGCTTGATGCGCGACATCTACTCGagcgcgcagcgcgtcgtCATCTGGGCCGGCCCTGACCCGGAACGCAGTGCCGTTgcggccgcccagctccTCCGAAATTGCAGCGAGCTACACGAGGAAGGCTCGGGACTCGCGCGCAATCAGTGCTTTCCCAGTGACTCGGTACTGGCCCAGATGGGTTTGCCTCCCAAGTCATCAGCCGCGTGGTTGCATCTCCAGTCCTTGCTCACGTTGCCCTACTTTGAGCGCCTCTGGGTCCTCCAGGAGACACGGGTGGCCCGTTCTGCCACCTTCATATGGGGCGATACAGAGATCCCCTGGAACGACATCGCGAGGGGCTGTTTGTTTGCCTTATACAACGGCTTCCACATCCCCAGCCAGGACTTCAAGGAGATCGGGTTCaggctcctcctcggccagccgaTCGTCCATGCCCTGCCCAACGACCCTGTACGCTCGTGGGAGGACCTGCTCCACATCACTCTCAGCTTCAGAACCAGCGACCCCCGCGACAAGTTCTTTGCGCTGAGCGGGCTTGTCCGCGACAGCTCGGCCGTGACGGTGGACTACAGCGCGCCCACAAACGAGGTTTATGCGCAGGCAGTCCGCAGCATCATCCGCTCTTCTCAGACCCTCCACATTCtctcgctcggcggcctcaGACCCGAGGGCTGCCTCTACGACGAGCCGTACTGGACATTAAACAACGGATACGGCGAGATGTCCATCCCGGCGTCCTTCCCGGGCACAGTGTTCACCCCCGCGCGCGAGTCCAAACCGGACCTCCGACAGACCGCCGACTGGCGGGTCCTCTCGCTCAAGGGCGTCCAACTAGCCACACTAGAGACAGTCGGACCGCTCCTGGAAGAGGACGTCTACCCCGaatcatcatcatcaccatcGTTTTCTTCTTCATGGAGGCCCCACGACGCATGGTGGTTCGGCGATAGGATCGTCCAGTCCTTCAAGCTACTCAAGGCGAACCACGACAAGATCGCCGCCAAGTACAAGTTCCCCCTTCCCGTGCAGTCAAGCAACCTCGTGCGGCTCTTCGCCTCGACGCTGGCCTTCGGCTGCAGAGTGCTGAGCAACTCCGGCTGGATGGCGCGGCTGTCCTTTCTGGGTGTCGACGGCAGCCACaccggcctgctgctgagcCTGCTCTGGGGCACCGTGCTGTCGCGGCTGGTCGATGGCGGCGTGGACCCAGACGGGAATCGTATGCGCTGCCCTCGGGACCTGATGGAACTtgccgagccggccgccgcagTGCTGTCCGCCGCGGaacgcgcgccgccgccgggcggcagAGGTTTGGGGCAGCGGGTCTATGACGCGATCGCGGCACAGATGCGCAGCGTCCACGCCGGGACGGGGGCGGAGGATCGGGCAGCCAGGGCCGCGGTGGCGCTCACGGAGCTCTTCAGCCCGGCGGAGTTTTCCGAGGGCAAGCTGTTTCGCGACTGGGCGCTTTCCTGGAGGAAGGTGTTTATTGCGCAGGACGGGGCGGTTGGGCTCGGGCCATGGTGGATGGAGCCCGGGGATATGGTTGTGGCGCTGTTTGGGGGGCCGATACTGTACGGGCTGCGGCCGACGGACACGCCCGGCGAGTACCTGTTCTTGGGCGAGTGCTACCTCCATGGGTTCATGCACGGCGAGGCGATGGACCTCCTCGAGAGgggcgaggtcgaggcgcgGTACTTTGATCTGAGGTAGCGCGGTGTGCGGATGAACGTGTCTGCGGTTGAAAGGGACCGCAAGAAGCGGTGGGGAAACGGGAGCTTGCAGAGGGGGCCTCGTTGAATGTATTAGCTGAGGCAGGATTGGATGGTAGCTGTGAACTGACGGCTCTGGACACCGACCAGCACACTTCACTTTCCAAGAGAGTCAAGACCATCAGCTAAGAGAGAACTAGAGAAGAGGATGTAGATCAAAGGGGCTCCTCCCAGTGTGGGAAGAAGGCAGAGATCTATATCCAGATGCTGGAGCAGAGCCCCCCAGCACCATCATCGAGCCACCGAGCCAAAGAGCCACAAGAGTCCCAGAGCCACAGGGCAGAGTCCCAGAGTCCCAGAGCCCCAGAGCCCCAAAGCCACAGAGCCCCAGAGTCACAGGCCCCCAGAGCCCCAGAGCCACAGACAGGGGGCCCAGGCAGCTTAGCGCGCGACAGCATCTTACTCAGTCACGTTGTGGTGTCTCCTCGGTCCTGACTACTGCATGCCCAGAATATGGGGAAGCTATAACGCTGAAAAGAGAAGAGCAACGCAAAAAAACTGGCTACTCCCGAATCTCTTCTCCGCAATATCGTACAGGACGCGAAGCCTACACAGCCCTATCTGGAAAAACATACTGCTCTAAACGCATCGCGAGGTTACTACGCCGACTATAAAGCGAGCGCGCCTATCTCCGCTCAACCGATGGCTCCCTGTCGATGAACCGTTTGCTGCGATAGCCGTGGTAGCCCGAGTACGCCGGGCCAGCGTGGTAGCCGCCGCTCTCCCGGCGGGGCGgatggccgccggcggcggcagcagcagcctcgatctcctccagggccgccgcctccatctccttgagcagcgcggcgccgcatTCGGGCTCGATCTCCTGGCCGTCCTTGCCGACGAGCACCGGCAAGCTCTCGTTGTATGAGTTCTTGAGGTGGCCGATGCGGTAGAAGCTGACCGACTTTTTGCTGAGCCACTGCACGCGGAACGGATCGCTGGTGTCCAAGTGGAGGCCGCGCAGCCATCTGGGGCTGGGGGTGTCGGGGGAGGGCGCGGACGCCATGCGCGCCTGCGCAAGCGGGAAGAGGTCAGGGTTGGGGTTGACCCGGAGGGAGATATTTGGCTCTAGAGCCAGAATAGAAGGGGTGGTGGCAGAAGGGAGTAAAGAAGAAAAACGTACATATCCTTGAAAGGCTCTGCTCTTATTTACAGAGAAGAACAGGATTACGTTCTTGCACTTGGCGAAGGCCTCGGAAAAGGTCGGACCATTCTGAACTTGAGTAGTCCAGAGTGACTGCGGAGCGATCAGTCGTCTGGCCCAAAGAGAGACGGAGGAAGGGAAGGAAGggaaggaaggggaggaagggaagAGATAGCcagagagagggagagagagcgcAGGAAGGAATCAACACTCACGTCTTCCATGCAACTTCGGACGTTCTCCTCGTTGAAGGACTTTACGATGAAGAAGCGGGTGTCTGTGTCACCAATCAGTCAAGACCAAGGATGGCAGGAGAGGTCCGTGACTCGACCCCTCTGCTCGAGGGTGAGCATCAAATGCACAAGCCGCTCACAGACGCACGTGCTAGGAGCCTGCGCCGTGACAAGGTGAGGGAAACTTACCGCCCTTCTGACCCAGGTCGACGCGGATTGGGTACGTCGTTCTATCGCTCTTGTACTGGCTGTACCTGCGCGGACGGTCGTCGTAGCCGCCATAGTCTTCGTAATTCCGACGAGTTTGCCGGTGAGGTGAGTACTCTCGTGGCCGTGGGGGCGGACTCCGACGGTAGTCATATCGGCGAGGTGACGGCGGATACGGCCGTCGGTGCGGTGATGGGTCTCGGCTATCGGCCCGTGGCCGTGTATCAGTCTTGTCAAACCCAGAGGGGCGAGAGACGTCGGGGCGTTCATCACGGCCTTGGCCGTCCCGCGATTTGCTGTTAGACTCCCCGGAGCGGAAGGGCAGCGATTCAAGCCGCGGCATCTTCTCCTGGCGAGCCTCGGTGCTCTCTTCCTCGTGCGCTCTCTTGACAGGATGGACCTGCGGAGCGTCCCGAGTGTCGGCCGTGGGCTTCGGCGTGATGGGGGTCAATAGGCTGGGACGAGGAGTCGTCTGCGAGCTCGCAGGTGCGCTAGATACCGCGCTACTAAGCCGGGCAACGGTTGACCGGTGCAGCCCCATCTCCAGCTCTTCTTCCTCCATAAGCTTcctctcttcctcctcgatTCTTAGCTTTTCTGCCGCAAGCGCCTTTGCTCTCCGGAAGCGGTCGAGTTTTCTTGCGCGGGCCTCCACATTGTAGTAGTCAGTCATGTCAAGCCAGTCTTTAAGGTCAGGAACCTGGGCTAGCAGCCGAGTGAAAGTGTCCTGAGACAAGGCGGATTCAGACGGCCCGTTAGATAACTTTTGGCCCGCTTCCTTGCCGCTAACGGCAAGCAGGCGGCCGTTGGCGTTGGCGTCGGCGTTGCTGTTACTAGCTGCTTTCGGAACAGCAGCCGTATCAAGACGCTGAGTAGGCGCGTTAGAAGCCGTTTCTTGAGATTTGGTCCCGCTTTCACGACGGGGCAAGTCGGGAGCAGGCGGCTTTGTAGGGGCCGGAACGATCTCGTCTCGAGCGGTTGTGGATTGGCGACAGTTGGGAAGCGACGCAGTTGTAGCTGGGCTTGTCATGCTTGTGATCTCTCCTTCCTCGGGAGATGCATTTTTTGTGCGGTCTGTTTCTTTGGGGGGAATCTTGTCGGATGCCATGTTCTCGCTCTTGGGCTGATGGGCCAGTTTGCTCTGAGCGGTAACAGACGCCATTTTCGGCATCGGGATGGTCACCTTGGGGGGTGGTTTGGGAGGAAGTGAGTGTGAGGGCTGCCCCTCCACGGGAGCAGCTTGTTGCGCCGGCGGTTTCTGCATATCACTGCTTGAGCTCGAACCATTGATGTTCAGGCCAGGGATCTcgcaggcagcagcagaggaGATGGACGAAATCAAGGCTGCGATGTCTTGCGCATTAGCGGGAACTGAAGTCGGTGCCGGCAGCCGGGGCACTTCATGGGGTACGAAGCTGGTGGCCGTGCCACTCTCCGTTGACGGACGGCTCAGTAGAGAAGGGTTCCGCTGGGAGGACACCGCCGATGGAGTGGAGGCAacaggaggagcagcagtagcagcagtCGCAGCAGTAGCAGAGACATTGGCGCCCGCCGCATCAGCAGCGTCGCTTGACGGCTGGCTGGGGCTCTGGAGGGGCTGGATCCGGTTTGGGCTCTGGTTCTGGCTGCGGCCCCTTAGCAGCTTTTGCTTGAGCTCAGCTGCACGGGCGTCCAGGCCGATCTTGGTTGAGGGAGATGGGCTTGCCATGGCTGGTTGCGTCGACCCCTTTACGGGCAACTGGGGGATGGAAACAAGTCAGCGAGTCGGCTGCAACAGATGGAAGAGCAGGATCAAGAGACGAATGGAATACCACGCTGGCGCCTGATGGAAAGCTGGAAGTGGGCAGCCGGGCTTAGAGCAATACTGCAAGTGGTGATGACTTGGGGCGAGGTTGAAGCTGCGCAAACTAAGCGTTGCCACGGGAAATGTTTATCGTTTGTTGAGTGCTGGCAGCTGGCGTatattgttgttgttgtttgttgTTATCGTCGC from Thermothielavioides terrestris NRRL 8126 chromosome 1, complete sequence includes these protein-coding regions:
- a CDS encoding uncharacterized protein (Contains conserved domain YTH[pfam04146], YT521-B-like family), whose amino-acid sequence is MASPSPSTKIGLDARAAELKQKLLRGRSQNQSPNRIQPLQSPSQPSSDAADAAGANVSATAATAATAAPPVASTPSAVSSQRNPSLLSRPSTESGTATSFVPHEVPRLPAPTSVPANAQDIAALISSISSAAACEIPGLNINGSSSSSDMQKPPAQQAAPVEGQPSHSLPPKPPPKVTIPMPKMASVTAQSKLAHQPKSENMASDKIPPKETDRTKNASPEEGEITSMTSPATTASLPNCRQSTTARDEIVPAPTKPPAPDLPRRESGTKSQETASNAPTQRLDTAAVPKAASNSNADANANGRLLAVSGKEAGQKLSNGPSESALSQDTFTRLLAQVPDLKDWLDMTDYYNVEARARKLDRFRRAKALAAEKLRIEEEERKLMEEEELEMGLHRSTVARLSSAVSSAPASSQTTPRPSLLTPITPKPTADTRDAPQVHPVKRAHEEESTEARQEKMPRLESLPFRSGESNSKSRDGQGRDERPDVSRPSGFDKTDTRPRADSRDPSPHRRPYPPSPRRYDYRRSPPPRPREYSPHRQTRRNYEDYGGYDDRPRRYSQYKSDRTTYPIRVDLGQKGDTRFFIVKSFNEENVRSCMEDSLWTTQVQNGPTFSEAFAKCKNVILFFSVNKSRAFQGYARMASAPSPDTPSPRWLRGLHLDTSDPFRVQWLSKKSVSFYRIGHLKNSYNESLPVLVGKDGQEIEPECGAALLKEMEAAALEEIEAAAAAAGGHPPRRESGGYHAGPAYSGYHGYRSKRFIDREPSVERR